Below is a genomic region from Rosa chinensis cultivar Old Blush chromosome 5, RchiOBHm-V2, whole genome shotgun sequence.
agaaactctctacgctcttagggaaaatcgtaccctatgaatagccaacgaattccatgcgaaaatgcatgtagagaacggaaatgagttcctttgcattacctctaatgattgcgaacaaagacgcatcttagagaagtttatgtgtctctctagtggattctatgtcactattcgagttattaatccaataaagttacgagagaagatctctttgatttagacacatattggctttgtcacgacaggatagatcatcctagtcatgatatgatgatccgtctaccaacgacttcacatggacatcatttctttcgagcgaaacgaagcatgaatcaagaGTTAATTtccggactaagtgtgaccgacacagctgcctagggcaccgcctgcATCCACCACCGGCCTAGGGCTGGTGCAGTCCATATCCAtcacgccatggatagcgtccatcatggtggtggcgccccaggtgatattgcaatcaccaacttgcttcaaatagcgttttagacgctcaggcctaaccaaaatacttaatggttgcttctaaggcctctcgctcatttttattaagcccgttccttagggaaattaggactgagaccgtcttatgcaaaggatatgacaatactcattatgttcttacatagaatccatggggattctgtggattgattcaaccaacttgcggacgcttaaatatttcatatgttggttgacacgcaaacacgccggttacgtgttgtgccattgtccacctataaatgctgcttatgctacactcctagcacatatcatatgacaacgggctcactccccagatcatcctattcagtcaattggatttgactatgctagagagtttacatcgaaagactttcgatggatattgcaatgggcttgatgttggacatcacattcccatgtacacacccaattggtctcgtggaaacgactacgatggtagtccgaacattggtaatgtgcaccaatcttcttacatccgcttggggtgatgcgatattgcatgcagctatgctaattcgtctacgacctaccgccactcaatgtacctctgcgttacagctagtgattgggtacacgtcttttgtccttacgcacatttgagtgagccatttttgtgccaattgcgccgccacagcgctctatgatgggtccttacagacgaataggcaactacgttggatttgagactctaacaatcgtccgccacttactgcccttgcaaggcgatctctttactgctagatttgcgggttgtcactttgatgagacggtcttcccatcgttcgggggagataacaacacagatgttcaacaggaacgacaggaattgccgtgatctgtccccactatgtctcatcttgatccatattaaagtgacgagatcacacaaatatgttgcaaacatgcctgcaagggaggacgtccctacgagaggacgtagcgccaccctacatggaggtaggcatggcgccaatgccaaagagagtggcactctggcgttacaggccatggccccagctaggatgcgtgggaggcccgtgggttcgaaggatacattggcacaaaccaatccttgaatcatcgacactcaaaatccgcctcatgagaatctttcaggttatggttatcgttgggggacgcctcaacgtcagaacctattcctgagaatatagagctctatgaaacttacactagtgtacatgagagtgggatagaaactccatcataattgatgatgtagttgcgtatgaGTTCGTTGAGGtagatgatatcaaaccacgctccgttgatgaatgaatgccaacgtagagagttttggcctaaatggaaaaatgcgatccaggttaagatggattctctaacgaagaggaaggttttcaagctagagatgccaacacctcctaacatagaacctgttgactaatgggtcttcgttagaaagcgtagtgagaaaaagagatggtaatctcgccttatggtgtaaggcttctcacaaaatgccctggaatcgactacgatgagacatattctctcgtaatggatgtcattgcactccactaccttgtcagtttggtagtttccaaataactgagcatgcagcttacaaatgtggtcactacgtatctttatagggatctagatacggaatatacatgaaggttcatggcgaacttcatttacccaagtcaagaggctctagaccacggagcgcgtttacaataaggttgaaacgctcactaaagtgactacttgattgggaagggatatgcccacgcgtttctataacaagtttcggattctatcgcggttcatgttgaacatgattttcattagaagcctttaaaaagttaagggaaaccgctgaacacttgaaatccgtagtttgagatgaaggatcttgggagaacacgattatgtctcggtttagaacttgagcatcatgtcaatagatgcttaggcattttgacaaggtcaagccttcaagcacccccatgatcgtccgtagtcttgatcctgaaaaggatcctattcgtcgaaaggatgatgacgaagatgtgctagaggcagaaatgccttacttagtacaataggcgcattattgtacttatcccaatgcacaagaccggacatctcatatgttgtgaacttgttagctagatatagctctgcgccaacgcaacgccattggattggtgtaaaagatatctttcgatacttgagatgtatgagtgatatgagcttgttctatccctacaaagagatgatggattcggacccatcacacaccaggaacgccgccaacactggccttcgtccattatccccatcctaaaacgacatgtgttttggaaggttttgctgatgttgggtatctctctgacccacacaaaggtcattcccaaactggttaagtgttcaccatgggaaagaccatgatatcttggaggtctgtAGAATAGACCCTAatcactatatcttcgaacaatgcagagatcattgctcttcacgaagtggttcatgaatgaatgtggattggattcataattatgcatgttcgaacaattgtggtttgaagtctaccacagatgagcctacgagcatttaggataatgctgcttgttttgaacaaatgaggcaaggctacatcaaaaagCGAttacaccaagcataatcagcaacaacagactctcctcgagatcaaagtgaactaggttcgatctgaggacagtgaggcagacttgtttactaagtcattgcccaaatccacgttcgagaaacatgtggcaagaattgacttgcggaaattatctgaactcccatgatcgtagtcatcagggggaggcacagacatcagggggagatgtctacatgttcacctcgaaacgtgaagggtgtgttgtgctctttttcctcttcgaccgaggttatttttgtcccactgggtttttgttactcggcaaggtttttaacgaggcaacgagagaagcaccgcgtttgggcaacacaagggggagtgttcaaggaaaacctaatttgtgtttagcccaaactctaggttacttgacctagtggtaatagaatttaattagaaggatctagaatcctaatcaatgtagaattactttccttgtatgattgagattctatgcattataatcctctatataaagaggcccctattatcaatgagaatacaaagcgattatctctcaattctgattccctaaaacaagaaACCATAAAttttaaaactcttttttctatttgtaccCAGCAGTTCACTGTGTTTACGTTGTTTCTTCGAGTAAAACCTTAAACCAAaatttcactttcttttatAATTGCTTCAAGGGTTTAATACGCATGATATTGACAAAGTTGCTTCAAGGGCAAGTCGACTTAGAAAACCATCAGCTGACTTCCAAGTTTCCTGCACACAAACTTTGAGGACAACCACAAATTTATATTCCAAATCAACAAGGCCGCAGTGATTATGCTCAAAATTTAGCCAACGCAATCCACCACAAAGTGTCAATGTTAATGCAAGATATGTAAGTCATACAACTGCACTGTTTTGTTTGagccaaaaagaagaagaaggttaaATAATGTTTCTGAACGACTGCTACCTTAAAAGGATCAAAATAAGAAGATGCTTCTATACACATTAGCTGCAGCTACACATAAAAAAGTCTAATTTGCAAACCACAAGTATCCCAAAGGCCATCAATCACAATGGTTAGAAAATCATAAAAAGCATCCACATCGTTAAAACCACGGGAAGAATATAACACAGACATGTAGCTTGACTAGAACATCAAGCTTCTGTCcctaaaatttcacaaaagTAAACAGCCAGCACTTGGCAAAAGCTAACGCTACTGAAATCGATCTAAAAGATGATTACGAAGTTACGAACCCAAATCACTGACATTGGCCTTAAAAACCACTCACCTATAGTTTTCAcctgaaaacaaataaatcgGATCTCAACCACATAAACTGGTGCCACAAAAAAAAACCTCCAGGATCTCCCACAATGATAAACTACATATGAAATTGAAAGTAATTGGAAACCACATGACCTAATCCATCAGTTATGCTCATCGAAGATAACTAGATAAGCCTTGAACAAATTTCTTTTAAACGATTCTCTTCCAACTGGTGGCTACTCCCTTCTACCTGTTCATGAGAAATGCAATGCGAAAATCAAAAGCTATTTCCTCAAAACAACTATTCATTCTCACTCACCTTTTCATATTTAAATTCTCCAGTGTTATAATCATTCAACTAGTAAGATATAATTTTCAGAATCTTCTCTAAATAATCATTCAATGGCAGGTTTTGCTGGGTGTGAAATTCGCTGGGTGTGAGTTTTGGGATTTGCTGGGTGTGAGTTAAAAATAAAGGTATTGTTGGAAAAGTTGCTGGATATaactacaaattttatttttttactgagagtaaaaaatttgctgggtctacatagaaatttgctgggtacatttagaaagacccaatAATTATTCATGCATAATTAGAATAACAAGAACATTGAACATCATAGCAAATAATGCACATATATTAGTGATCACAAATAAAACACAAATGTTTCATTGTTCTAATTGCAAACAAAAGGTTTATATCCAAAATTAAAGATTAACGTTAATCCCCGATCAACTTCATTCAACTTCAACATTATCGACCTTCCTGGTATTATTTTAATTGTCAtgactcatgaacatcaaataTAGGATCCTTAAATATAAATACAGAAAAAATATTCGTGAGGAGTTCGGCAAAGAAGCTCTTTTATGCGTTTTTTGAGTGGTGGGTTTTTAATGCGTGACGAACATATACCCAAAATCGACTTCAAAGAACTATGTGCGCGAAAACTTCTGCGGATAAAAGTTTGGGCATGAACATATAGAGATGGCAAATGAGCTGCTAGACCAGACCGCACGAGCCAGAAAAATTTAAAACCTTTCATAAATTTATGAAGTCCCCACTCGAACCATCCCCTTTTCTTGAGGATGTATAATATTTGTAGTTGGTTATAATGCattttttatgtgttcttgGACATGAAGCACCTCTCCCAAAGTTCCAAATGCATTTGCAAGAAGTAGAATTATTATGTACTATCATGTCTACTTGCCATTGCAGCAAGCAATGTGGTTGGGTTCATGGCCATGCCGGCTCTACATCCGCAGGATTTACGATTCCCTACTTATGTTAAAAAAAGCCGGCCTCATGAGGATGCCCATATCCATATTTCAGGCCCATTTTAATCCAACCAGGCCCGGTCAAGTTACGAAGCCCACTAGTGTAGCCCAATACGATAGCGTGAAGCCGACGAAATGtgatataaaatattaaaatgcaGAGGTAAAcacgagagcgagagagagaccaaagaacaagaaagacCCAACTGCAACGACAGGGAGAAATGGAGACCGGTGTCACCGGCGCTGACGTCAGCGGAgcgaccaccaccaccaccaccataagCCTGAGCGTCAAGTTCAGTGGCCGAACCATACCCATCACAAATCTCTCACCGGACTCGACCATCAAGGACTTCAAGGCCCTTCTTCAACCTCTCACCAATGTCCTCCCTCGCGGCCAAAAGCTCATATCCAAAGGTCTCTCCTTTCTCTGTAGAATCTGATTGAGTTTATGAGAAATGGGTAGTGATTAAAATGTTTGattcttgttttgattttgtgggttttgggtgtttggtGATAGGGAAGCTTTTGGTGGATGCAATGACGCTGAGGGAGTCTGAGATCACTAATGGGGCCAAGATCATGCTCATGGCTTCTCAGGGTTTGCACCAAGGGGTAAAATTcatttctttttacctctttcctttctagTAATCTGAGTTGTTTTAAGTAGGGTTGAAGTTGAATTGTTAAGACATTGAGGAACCCACTTGTTGGTAGTTGGGAatagaaatgagaagaaagagGAATTGGAATTTTGTTAAAGAAAgatcctttcttctttcttgagTGAATATGTTGATTATATATGTGATATAGTTTTGGGTTATAGTAATTGTGGACATGTATGAATTTTGTTGTATTAAGAAATATTGGTTAGTACATTTGATAAAATATTGGATTGTAGTAACTTTGGAGACGTGTGTGTATCGGGACATTGAATTTGATAGACACTGAAGAACCCACTTGTTTGGTTGTTGTCCTTCTTTTGTTAAAGAAAGGGAAAGGATCATTTCTTCTTGCTTGAGTGAAAATGTAGATGAGAAAGTTGATTGAAGTTTGGATTATAGTACTTGTGGAGATGTAGATTTCTTTTGAAGCGTGTTTTATGGAACAATTTATAAATGGGTTATTGGAATTAGTACTGAATTGTGATTTTGTATGAATAGGATGGACCTATTCTTAAACAAGCTCAGAGTCGCCCCATTTCTAGAGACAACAATGCTGATAGATCCGATAAAGGAAAGGCGAAAAAAGCTGCTGTTGATAAGAATAGGTTGGAACGATGGAAGGCTACTGGAGTTATAGGACTCAGTGAGTGTAACTTGAAGGTATGCGCAAACAGTCATTCTATATTGTCAACCTATATCTTATGAATAAGCATTTTTCTGTTTACATTTTGCATTATGGTGAGCATGTGTGTTTCTCTTTGTAACATCTTGGCTTGGTTGACAAGTATTGAGTATGTTTAGACGTACGATGCTTTGCAGAGTTGTTTTTGCTTTAGACATATAAGTGGGAGTTGGAATCATGATCATGTGAATCTCGTAGACATATAATATCCGTTTCAATTTACTTATTGCCAACTATTAGTTTAGAGCACCTATATTTTCCAATGATGAGGATTCTTGTTGATTGCATTTGAAAAGGCTATACCCGAGGAAGTCTGGGGGGATTCTAGAACTTCTGCAAGAGTTCTTGACCTCAGCAACAATGTTATTCAAGAAGTACCCGCCTTGATTGGCTGTATGAATTCCTTGCAGGTATTATGTTTGTTGCATTTCCAATTCACTTATGTGGACTTCTGTCCTTAACATCTATGTAACATCACTTCGTTCTCAAAATTTTGTAGAAACTTTTACTCGATTCAAACGATATATCGGATGACTCTGTTAGCTGGGAAGCACTAAAATCTTTAAAGTCTTTAACTGTTCTTTCTCTGAACCAAAACCGGTGAGCATCTTAGGTCCTTTACAATAGAAGCAACAAACCACATTAAAGAAGAACAATTTTTGATAATTACGTGGTTTATGCAGTTTAACTAGATTGTCATCGGATCTGGGCTGGTTGCCATCACTAAGGCAACTTCATGTTGCGAACAACATGTTGTCTAGCCTCCCAAGTGAATTGCGATATCTGCCTAAGCTTGAAGTTCTGAAAGTTAACAATAACAGGTAATCTTGAAAGTATTCTAAGCAAGGATATGTTATTGATGGGAATATGAGGATTAAAATCTGTTCCCCTCcctggttctttttttttttttttttttggtcttcccTTGTGTGTCTTTTCATTTTAATCTGGAATAATAGTTTAAACTTTTTACTCATTTACACTGTGTTAATGTTGTAGCACTTCATATTTTGCCTCTTTTATGGGTTTCCCCTTTATGGAAATTTTATCTTTTCAACATCATTTATAGTTTCGTCCAGAAAAAAGTACGTCATATGTAACCTACTAAGCATGCTTTTCTTCCATTTGTTGATGATATGTTGATGAAGAAACCTCTTGAAGATGTATATCATCATTGATTACTGGTGGCTTGTATCTTGTTTAAACTCTTGTCTGTATGTTCCAGGATCACCACCATTCCTCCATGGATAGGGGACCTTATTTCTCTTATTGAGGTAGTGTTTCTGGTGTTTTCCACTCTCTGAATTTTAGTTGATGTATCTGACTTTCTTTCAGCATCTTTCAGGTTGATCTTTCATCAAATCTTCTGTCAGATTTGCCCGAGACATTTAGCAATTTGCATAATCTAAAGGTCCTTATTTAATCCAATTGTTTGTACTTATTATTCCTcctattgttttttcttcttatttttaaaTAGTTTGTGCATTCTATGCCTAGAGTTGTATTGTTGTATTATGTAAGATCATGTTCTGTGGTACTTTGTAGGGTTACCTTAACAATAgttgctttgttttgtttttgttttttttttttaatgattttctCAATGGACATGAATCTTTTCTCATATTTTTCCATTGATCAACTGCAGCTCGAGCATCTGCCTGGGCTTAAGACTAATTGTTACTGACtagttttttctctttttactgTTTATTCTGCCAGTCAATCATATAAAAGGAACCGTGTGTGTTTTGTGTCATTACCAGGGTGATTTCATTCTGAAGCTTTTATTTTATTGCAGTCCCTGTCTCTCAGTAATAATGGACTGAAATCTCTCCCTTCTTCGCTATTCAAAATGTGCCTAATGCTCACAAGACTTGACTTGCACAACACAGAAATAACCATGGATATCCTTCGTCAGGTTTGTTTTACTTTCCCGTTTCTTTTAATGTAGGACAATAATGTCTATGCCGTGTTTTTAGCAAATCTTGTTTACTTTGCTGTGTTTTCTAATGTATGACAACAATGTTTACGCAGATTGAGGGATGGGAAAACTTTGATGAACGCCGTCGCTTGAAGCAACAGAAGAAACTGGATTTTCGTGTTGTGGGCTCTGCTGCATTTGATGAAGGTGCTGATAAAAGCTGATGCTAGTGATTTCTGGAATCTGGATTACATGCTGCTTT
It encodes:
- the LOC112201516 gene encoding LRR repeats and ubiquitin-like domain-containing protein At2g30105: METGVTGADVSGATTTTTTISLSVKFSGRTIPITNLSPDSTIKDFKALLQPLTNVLPRGQKLISKGKLLVDAMTLRESEITNGAKIMLMASQGLHQGDGPILKQAQSRPISRDNNADRSDKGKAKKAAVDKNRLERWKATGVIGLSECNLKAIPEEVWGDSRTSARVLDLSNNVIQEVPALIGCMNSLQKLLLDSNDISDDSVSWEALKSLKSLTVLSLNQNRLTRLSSDLGWLPSLRQLHVANNMLSSLPSELRYLPKLEVLKVNNNRITTIPPWIGDLISLIEVDLSSNLLSDLPETFSNLHNLKSLSLSNNGLKSLPSSLFKMCLMLTRLDLHNTEITMDILRQIEGWENFDERRRLKQQKKLDFRVVGSAAFDEGADKS